The region agttttaagttagtgtgctcgccaaggatttgggctcttgtgcctacgtatccccatACATGCAATGAGGAAGCTAGAGCTCCGTAGTTCGACTTACAAATAGAACATTTGcttggttgtttttactgaacagTATTGACATTCGTGTGCTACTATTCACTTTCTCgtatactctgtcatgggagcgaaaattatttgcttgtttgcggtaAAATGGGTACGCTTGGATCACACTCTAacagttaaacattacttgctcacacatggaggcttaagcgtcATTCACGATAGAACGGAAATAACACGTTCTTATTGAAAGATTTTGAATAGAATGCACTAAGGCAAAAtatgatttgatttgttggggttgattttatgtaCGGAGACAAGCTTCAGACCCTTGGATAGATATAGTCAATAGTCCAAGAACTCGGGAGTTGAAAGGACAATgttatcctaaccactctttttcatccaaaaaagagGTTTGAATTGTTAAAAGAGTTTggcaagtctaatcattggaacttagagggcgacaagtatctgacccttgactaagtaTGGTCAACAATCAGAGTACTTGGGAATTGAGAGGACAATGGAGTCCTAACTACTCTTTTTCTCCCTCAtagcacctagatctaacttatttgaatcattagatgttttaaggtggaaagtcaagtgtcgggtcctcaggctaggtacggccgacaacccaagtacttgaatgttATGTACAATCACTTATaatcgggaaaatagcaagtgtactgTTTTTCCAATGTAGTAATAATATGGACGTTTCCCAaatatcgatctcgaggactgcgcaataatattggtttaaattgtgattcaattaaacaaaaattgTAGTTTGAAGGTTTGAAATAAATCCGCACTATAATTGAATTAGACAAAATGCGTAATACAACTTTTAcacaaataataaaataatgccAAGGACGGTGTGTGATTATCTCCTGCAATGACCTTGAATGTATATCTCCTCAACCAGTTTAAATATTCATTTACCAGATCTTAAAATTGTTTCCTCCTAAAACCttagagggaaacctttggtcattcattcTAATCTCTAAGTCCTTAGGGAATTATGATGAAACCAAGATTTTTGAAATAACAAGATATAACCAGTAAacatagggtatccctagtcctaggtgatatctactacaaTTTAATTATgcaaaaaccttaacaattgcaatcccACAACTTGTTAATCATATAACTATCCTTATTTTTCTGATAACGAAAGCGTTAAAAACATTACACAATTAAATTAAATAACAAACATAAAATTGATGGAATTATGAATTCAGAGTCACTACACGatcaaatcagggacaccccctggcaTTGGGGGATTTATCCGCTCATATTATTCAAAGAAAATACAACATTtaaattagacattacaagagTAATGGGattccgttgatcttcaatcgcatTAGCTCTTGAAGGACCTCCGTTCTCCGAAACTCTTGATCGTTCCTATCTCAATCGTACTAATTTTTCGTCGTGCAAAAAGTCCCGTTCTCTTTCTCCAAAAGTACCCTAAATAGTTACCGATCAATTAATTGATGTAGCAAATACccaaaatgccctccgggatcaGCAATTCTAAAAATCCGGTAAAATTAGAAGATGAGGCgtccaagccaacactggccgtgtcaggcaacacggCCGACCATGTTGGCTTATTGCTACTGATTTCCCAACATGCCCATGCCAGGTTtgctgacacaggccgtgtcagctTACACGACACCCGTGTCAACCCAATATTTTCCCTCTTTTCATCCTCTTTTCTCCTTCCactgacatgggccgtgtcaggacacacgagtggccgtgtcaggaaacacaggtggccgtgtcagggCCACTATAATCTCAAAACTTATTCTCTGTGAGTCCGGAACGCCCGATTCCCTTGGCGAGTCTTTGGGCATACTTGCTTGCACCTGAAAACCAACAGAACGACCAAAAGAAAGCATAAAATGTAGTACATTGAcgaaaacaaaaaataataacCAAACGAGAATGGAAATACGAACATCTAATTTACTTGAGAAAATAATACAAAAGGTAAAACAAAGTGTTACCGACTTCGTGAATTAATGCtgaatgagtgtcagaaaactAGTAGAAttggtgaccgatcacaaccccaaacttatctcattgcttgtcctcaagtgatgctcgGGACAACAGGACGGTCACCCCTAAATTCTTCCAATTCACTTGCCGCAATACTGTCGTGATCTTTCGCGACTCCCTTTTCACTTTTCGTTCACTGTTTTACTCTTCCCGACTTTCGACGTTCCGCCACACTTTCATATCGAAGCACCTCTTAACCTGTAgcttttcacactctcaccaaatctctcaGGGTTTAAGTGTTTACACTCAAAAGGCAGAGCATGCAGAGTCAACTCATCAGTTTGAATAACATATATTTTCATTTCAAATACACACCACACACACTATTCAAGGGCTTTTAAGGTTGTAAAGAGGCTTAGGCACAAGgtgggaaaaacaaacaaaaagGGGGAAACTAGTGGTTTAGACTCAGAGTCCTTGTTATCATCCTCATAACTGTGTTCAATCGTTCAACTTAAAGATTTTTGGACACCGTTCTTGTTAGGATTCATTAGTTTCTTTTTTTTCACGTGTTTCTTTGAGCAAGCTTTTTTCCAAACTAAATCTCCTCTAGATAAGTGCTTTATGTTACTTCtcattttttttctctttttcttgaaGTTTCACAATAAAGTTTTTCATCTCATCTTCACTTATCTAGTTCTTGCCGGTGTTCgaaccccaaacttagaattttCCACAGATCAATAATCAACAACACTTATTCAAGAAAGGTAAGGGAGTGTTTGGGCTTACGGTTATTTATAGCGGTTCATAACAAAGAAAAGTGGAATATGGATTGAATTGGGTAAACAGAGGGTAATTTTGAATGGTTGGCTGGAAAGGCTCGAGGTTTAAACAAAGAAGTGCCTCAGTATGTATATGTGTGTCTTGAAATTCCAATATCTACTTATGCAAACTCAGAGTGACAAAGACATACCTGAAAAGCTCTcatgatgataagtgtttggctttttgtgatcaTCACCATGTTTGGTATAGCCTACAGGTTTTAAGATACCTCTTAGTGTGATGTAGCTTCGTCTTTGATTCGGGAACAAAGTGTTCTTGTGTCAGTCCAGTGACAAAAAGTTGCGTCCGATTATTCACTTCAGCAGTATCAACTTTTGGGGGTTCCGGGAGAGCAAGTACGAGGTGTATCTTTCATCCACTAGCTACAAGCCTCATCATTCATCCGACACGAATACCCTTGATCTGTAACACATAAAATACCATACACACTAATTAAATAGACAATAAACAATcagaaaaatgacataaaaataATGTTGAAAGTAATAAAGTaataacccccccccccccccccacacacatacatacacacacttgaaccaaacattgaCCATAATGTTAAATCCACGGTAGAGGGGGAACTCACAAAGCCTCACTGCGGCGTAGGAAATTGCAACATTAACTGTGTCATCAGCGCATGCATCTCATCCATTATTGTCCCTTGACGAGCTTGCTCTATTCCTTGGCATGCCTGCTCCGCTCGGAGATCACCGATCTCAGTCTGTATCCACGACCATTGGTTCGGTGTCATAGATGATGACCCGACACCTGTATACATGGTGTCCCCCTGCGGAGGGACAAACTGCTCTTGCTCCTGCGCATCTTCCTCGTGCTGGTCACCTGCAACAAAAGTGTCAGCATTGTGCTCGTCCATATCATCGTGGACGTCACTCTCATATAACCAATTAGCAGTGTTAGAAATTCTTATCCTCGCAGGGTCAGGAAGTGCCATGATAAACTGGCTAGAACTCATCAAAGCATAATAATCTGATATTTGAGAGATCATACCTTGCTGAACTAGCTTATTCATGTCCATCTTATTCTTACCTGACACTGGTGTCTCATTCAGGGCAGCAGGGTCATATCCAAAATGGTGGGCTATCTGTGTGATTATACCCCCAATGAAGATTCCGCCCTGAGCAGCTCAGTCCACTTTACCGAGGTAGTCAACTGCAAATTCTGCAACACTTACAGCAACCCTATTTTTCATGGCAAACAAAAATAACAGCTCCCTCTGGGTAGCCACACCGGTACTATTACCCCTACCAAAGAGTGTGAAAGCCAGTACCTTATGAGCATAGCGGAAATAGGGGTTCTGAATGCCATATGCTTTAGCACCCTTCGCCACATAATTGGTTCGACCCGTGATGGATAACTAAAAAGTTTTAGCATCAAAGCTATCTGGAATAGCTCCAGGACCATACAGGGGTAAGTGGAGGATCTCACCTAGCTGCTCAACCGTTAACTCATGGTCAATGTTATATAACCTGAAATGCATAGTGCCACCATAATACATCGTGGTACCTGTCCATCCCTTCTTCAGCTTAAACTCAGTAGTACTAAAAAATTCCAAAGTTATGCGCTCAAACGTATGCGCCTCACAGTGCATAAATTCTAGCATGCCTAGCACATGAAACATTCTATCCAATTCTTCAGACATACCCAATTTAGCTAGAGTGTCAGAGTATAAATACCTCGTTGGCGTGATATTACGCTTGACGTGAGACGAATAACGCCTCTCATGCTCTGGGATGTCGAAGATGATGTCGTGAGAATTTGGATGGCGAATGGTCCTCTTCCGAGGCCTTGACGGCTCAACCTCCGTTTGCTTTCCCTTAGAAATTCGTCTAGGCGGCATATTTGGTCCCTGCAAAAATTTTGAGCAAAAATAAAGTATGGAGTTAGGAGAAAAGATTACCGTGTACTTGTAAAGGACGAAAAATGGAGCAACATTCGTGAAGTGAGTCGGCGATTTGGAAGGTTTATGGTGGTAAATGGATGAGTTTTGATGGTGGAGGCTATGAAGTAAAGTGAGAACTAAAGGAGGAAGAAGGAGGGTTAAGTGAGAAAGAGAGACAAAAGTGGAGAAAATATGATTAATAGGATTGATGATAAGTTAATATGGTGGTTATTGGTGAAAAATCCGAGTGGGGACCACACAAATGGAAGTGGAAAAGCCCAAAAATCTGACCCCGTGCTacctgacacgggtcgtgtccCATGACACGGGCGGCAGTGTCAGGGTTCTGTTTTCCACCCTCTACTATAGTAgggctgacacgggcggccgtgtcagcctactggaAACTCCATTCATCCTTATGGGCATgtcctgacacgggccgtgtcagctgacacgggcatCCCGGTCAGGACCCTGTTTTTGCAAAAAACTTCATTTTTCGACATGTCTCTCCTTGCTCTTCTAGCATATTGTATTCTCTTGGTTGAGTTCAAACCTCTCCTTCGTCTTATGCGATTATTGTGCGAATCTGCAAACAGAAAAAGAAATGAAACACACCAAAACAATGAAAATTGTTAGAATTAAACAGCGTGcgttgcctcccacgaagcgcttcgtttaacgttGCATGGCTCGACGGTCGTCCATTTTATCCTCTGAGATGAACATTGTCTATCAATCCACTCTCTTGCCCTTTGTAATATGGTGTCAATCTTTGATCGTTCACTTTAAAGGTGTCCCCGTTACTTTGATTTTTAAGTTCTATTGCTCCATGGGGAAACACTCTATGAACCAAAAACGGACCGGACCATCTGGATTTCAACTTTCCCGGGAAATGTTTTAACCTGGAATTAAACAAGAGTACCAACTGTCCCTCCACAAACTCCTTTCTCAGGATCCTCtgatcatgccatttttttgtcTGCTCCTTATAGAGTTTGGCATTCTCATAAGCTTGATTCCTAAACTCTTCTAGCTCATGGAGTTGAATAATTCGGGATTCACCAACTTTGGCAAGACCATAATTTAAGAATCTGGAAGCCCAAAATGCTTTGTGCTCCAACTCGAGTGGCAAGTGGAAAGCTTTACCATAAACTAACTGATAGGGGGACATACCTATAGGTGTTTTGAATGCCGTTCTGTACGCCCATAGTGCATCTTCCAGCTTCATTGCCCAGTCTTTTCGAGATGCGCAAACTGtcttttctaggatttgcttTATTTTCCTGTTGGACACTTCGACCTGGCCACTCGTTTACGGGTGATACGGGGTGGCGATCTTGTGTTTAACATTATATTTCTTCAGCAGATTTTCCATCAGTTTGTTTAAGAAATGAGTACCTTCATCACTGATAAATTCTCTCAGCACTCCAAATCTCGAAAAAATATTGTTCTTCAGAAAAGTCACTacaactctagaatcattagtGGTAAATGCCaccgcttccacccactttgacaCATAGTCCACTACTACCAAGATGTAATTCTTTCCAAATGAAGGTGGAaacggtcccatgaagtctaCTCCCCACACATCAAACAATTCGACTTCCAGTATGGCGTTCTGCGGCATTTGATTCCTCTTAGAAATATTGCTTGTTCTTTGACATTTGTCGCACTCCTTGACTATGTCTTGGACATCTTTGAATAGTGTGGGACAATATAGACCCGACTAAAGGACTTTAGCTGCTGTTCTGTCACCACTAAAGTGTCCTCCATCATCTGAGTCATGACAAGCTCTAAGCACATCCCTTTGTTCCTCCTCCGGGACACATCTTCTAACTAGCCCATCTACTTCTCTCTTGTACAGGAATGGGTCATCCCATAAGTAACCTGCAATCGTGTAAAAACTTTTTCTTcttgttagaatcaaaatcatTAGGGATTATGCCACCTACTAGATAATTCGCATAGTCAGTGAACCAAGGGATACCAATGACAGCTAGGATGTGTTCATTAGtaaactcatcctttattggtCTATTGTCTTCCATTTCTTCAATTGGCGACATTCAGACAAATGATCGGCAACAATGTTTTCACATCCCCTTTTTGTCCCTAATTTCCATATCAAATTCTTGGAGGAGCAAGATCCACCTCAGAAGCCTCGACTTAGAATCCTGTTTAGCGAATAAGTATTTCAAAGCAGCGTGTTCAGTATATACAACAACCTTCGATCCTAACAAGTATTGCTGGAATTTGTCAAATGCATAAACCACCGCTAATAACTCCTTCTCAGTAGTTGCATAGTTCATCTGGGCGGGGTTTAGCACATGACTGGCATAGTAAATAACATGTAACAGCTTCTCTCTCTGTTGTCCTAGAACTGCCCCTATAACAATATCACTAGCATCAGACATGAGCTCAAACGGGAGAGACCAATCTGGGGAAATTACAATTGGTGCTGATACTAATTTGTTTTTCAATGTCTCAAAAGCTGTGGCACATTCTTCATCAAACACAAAAGCCTTATCCTTGACCAAAAGAGTGGTCAGCGATTTGGCTATTTTcgagaaatctcttatgaacctgtGGTAAAAACCCGCGTGTCCTAAGAAACTCCTGATACCTTTTTCGTTAACCGGAGGCGAAAGTTTAGATATCACCTCCACTTTTGCTTGGTCGACTTCAATTCCCTTGTGGAAAATTTTATGACCCAAGACTATTCCTTTTCACACCATGAaatggcacttctcccagttgaGAATCAAATTTGTTTTCTAGAACCTGTCTAAAACAAGAGAAAGGTTAGTTAAACAGTTATCAAACGAAGATCCAAAGACCAAAAAGTCATCCATGAACACTTCCATGTGCTTTTCAAGCATATCAGCGAAAATGGACGTCATGCAATGTTGGAAGGTGGCTGGAGCATTACATaacccgaatggcattcttctgtaTGCAAATACATCATAAGGACATGTGAATTATgtcttctcttggtcttcaggggcaacaacaatctgattatacccggaaTATCCATCTAGAAAACAGTAGTAATCATGACCAGCTAgcctttccaacatttgatcaaTGAAGGGCAAAGGGAAGTGGTCTTTTTTGGTCGCGTTGTTTAACCTCCTATAGTCAATACACACTCGCCAACCTATAACTGTCCTTGTAGGGATTAGCTCATTCTTCTCGTTTCTTATGACGGTGGTTCCCCCCTTTTTCGGGACCACATGTATTGGACTCACCCATGGGCTGTCAGATATAGGGTAGATAAGACCCGCGTCTAACAATTTCACCACTTCTTTCCGAACCACTTCTTTCATTGTTGGGTTAAGTCTTCTTTGGGGATGGACCACCAATTTGTGACCgtcttccatgagaattttatgcatgcacACTATAGGGCTAATACCTTTCAAGTCCTCAAGTGCCCATCCGATGGCATTCTTGTATTTTTTTAGGACTTGGATGAGTTTCTCTTCTTAGATACTCTTGAGGCTCAAATTTATTATATCTGGGCATTTACCTTCATAATCGAGGAAGACATATTTGAGATTCTCGAGAAGTTGTTTCAACTCCGTCCCCTTCTTGGACTCTTTATTCTCCTCACATGATGGAGGTAGTCGTAAATCTTCCCAACGGTGTGGTCGAGATCCTTTCCAAGGGGGTTGTGCATTCATCATGGCGATCAATTCTAATTCTCTGTTGTCCACTTCCTTATCACCGTAAAAAATGGACAAACTCAACAATTTTTCCAAAGGTAACTGTGGTGCATTCAAAGGACCATCATAAGTAATCACTTGATCTAGAACCTCTATTGTATGACTAGTGccaatatcatctttgtatttcatGGTGTTTCAAACATCAATTTTTAATTCCTCATCATAAACCTTCAAAGTCATAGTACCTTCCTCTATGTTGATCAAGCATCTTCCAGTATCTAAATAGGGTCTCCCAAGAATGAGAGGAATTTCTTCATCTTCAGGCATTTCTAGAATCACGAAATCCACCGGGAAtacaaacttatcaatcttcactAGAACATCTTCAACTATCCCATAAGGTTTCTTAACTGAATGATCACCGAATTGAAGTGTTATCCTGGTATCTTGCATCGCCCCTATGCCTTGTTTCTTGTAAATGGACAACGACATGAGACTCACACTGGCTCCTAAATCAAAAAGAGATTTTTTGAATGACCTATCTCCGATGGTGCAAGGGATAGTGACAGCTCCTCGATCCTTCTTCTTCATTGGAATTTTCAtgccctgcaaaatagcactacaagtttcggttAGAATAACCGGGTTGGTGTCAATGATACTCCTCTTAGAAATGATGTCCTTCATGAACTCGGCATAGGTAGGCATTTGTTATAGTGCTTCCAAAAGCAGAATGTTGATTTCTagcttcttgaacaactctaggaacttctcaaagtttttctcatgttgCCCCTTTTTCTTATTTCTGGTGGGAAAGGGAAGCTTAATGACCGGTTTTGGTTCAATGACTTTTTCTTTCACCACTTGTTTAGGTGCAACCAATTCTTCCATTACAACTTCATTTTCCTTGATATCAAGATCTGCTTCAAGTAATTGATCTTCATCTCCAGCTTTCTCCTCAAGGACTTCATGAGATTTACCGCTTCTAGTTGTCACATCACTAACATTATTATGCcatctgaacttcaagattttttatggaaACAATAGttttttctgattgtttctagttTCTTCTTGGAATTGAACATTATGAGTTGCCATTCTTTCAATGGAAATCTCCCAATCTGCTTTCTTATGTGcttgttgttgctgctgttgttaATATTGAGTTGGAATAGAgattattctgcttcaaaaactttatttcctcaacttgttgaggagttgcaaaaCAATACACTGTTTGGTACGGTCCATTACAAATCTCACAACAGACAAGAGGAGCAGGTTGGACTTGATTACCTGTtgggtacctatattcatcgctTTCAGCTTCTTTTCGACTTCGGCAGCAATAGTATCTTCTATACAGATTCTATTAGTCTCTAGCTTCAAATCGATAACTCCTTCCGATTTACTTACACACCAGTCGTACAACTCCAAGTGCTAATTATCCGCAATTACTTCAATGATCTTTTTAATACCGGTGGCTATTAAGAAATTAGTTGAGCCATCGGCTGCAgtatcaatcaactgtttggTCTTTATTCTGAGACCATTTACAAACATTTGCATCTGTTCTGTtggatccatattatgagttgggcaggCTACCAGGACCCTTTTGAATCTCTTGTAGGCATCTCCCAAAGATTCCCCATCTTTCTGCTTAAAATTCaggatttcatacctttttctcagaaaaaccgatgctggaaaatactcattaAAGAAAGCcttttccatctcttcccatgatgtaatgCTACCGGCtgggagagaatagaaccattcttcaGCTTCTTCCGCTAAGGTGAACAGGAACACTCTTAACTTCTTAGCTTCCTCTGTGTGACCATTAATTTTGAGAGtgttgctcatggtcagaaacctctgtaaatgcttgtttgcatcttcatttacCTTTCCAGTGAAATGCTTTCTTTCAAGTTGATTAATAGTACTTGGGTGTAGCTAGAAATTAGCCGCATTCACCGGTTGATTGATAATTGTTAATCTTCCGGTTGGTGCATTTGCGCCTTCGTAGTCACCCAACAGTCTTTCTGGTGGCGGTGGGTTCTCCCCCATTATTTCGATCTTTCTCTCCAAACATGAATCTGAATGAATGGATAgttcttcttcttctgattctAGTCTTGCTAATCtagcttgtctgagtcttgcACACAAAGTTCTTTCGATTTTTGCATAAAAAAGAAAATCAGTcgaggccttacctcgcatacaaatATCAGACATAAATTAGTTGATAATGATCAAAATAAATAACTAAAAGAACAGAGAATAAATCTTAGTTGCAGAGAAACAAAAATTCACTTGAACtaaatttaaaatttatatttggcagtccccggcaacggcgccaaaaacttgatcgggaaaatagcaagtgtactatttttccaATATAGTAATAATAGGGACGTTTCCCAAATATCGATCTCGAGGAATGAACAATAATATTAGTTTAAATTGtgattcaattaaacaaaaacaGTAGTTTGAAGGTTTGGAATAAATCCGCACTATAATTGAATTAGACAGAATGCAAAATATAACTTTTACACAAATAATAAAATTATGCCAAGACGGTGTGTGATTATCTCCTACAATGACCTTAAATGTATATCTCCTCAACCAGTTTAAATATTCATTTACCAGATCTTAAAATTGTTTCCTGCTAAAACCttagagggaaacctttggtcattcattctaatctctaagtccttagggaattatgatgaaaccaagctTTTTGAAATAACAAGATATAACCAGTAACCATAGgatatccctagtcctaggtgatatctactacatTTTAATTGTgcaaaaaccttaacaattgcaatccgGCAACTTGTTAACCATATAACAATCCTTATTTTTCTGATAACGAAAGCGTTAAACATTGCACAATTAAATTGAATAACAAACATAAAATTGAGGGAATTATGAATTCAAAGTCATTACACGATCAAATCAAGGACACCCCCTCGACATTGGGGGGGGTTTAACCGCTCATATTATTCAAAGAAAATACAACATTTGAATTAGACAATATAAGAATAATGGGATTCTGCTGATCTTCAATCACATTAGCTCTTGAAGGACCTCCGTTCTCCAAAACTCTTGATCGTTCCAATCTCAATCGTACCAATTCTTTGTCGTGTAAAAAGTCCCATTCTCTTTCTCCAAAAGTACCCTAAATAATCACTGATCAATTAATTGATGTAACAAATACCCAAAATGCCCTCCAGGATCAACAATTCCAAAAATCCGGTAAAACTAGAAGATCAGGCGTCCAAGCCAACACTCGCCGTGTCAGGCAACATGGTCGGCTGTGTTGGCTTACTACTGCTAATTTTCCAACACGCCCATGCCCGGCTTGCTGACACGGGCCGagtcagctgacacgggcacccgtaTCAGCCTGCTGTTTTTCCTCTTTTCATCCTCTTTTCTCCTTCCCCTAACACGGGTCATGTCAGGCaacacgggtggccatgtcaaGGCCACTATAACTTCAAAACTTCTTCTCCGTGAGTCCAGAACGCCCAATTCCCTTGACGAGTCTTTGGGCATACTTGCTTGCACCTGAAAACCAACAGAACTACCAAAAGAAAGCATAAAATGTAGTACATTGACGAAAACCAAAAATAATAATCAAACGAGAATGGAAATGCGAACATCTAATTTACTTGACCAAATAAtacaaaaaggtaaaacaaagTATTACCGACTTCGTGAATTAATgtcgaatgagtgtcagaaaactATTAGAATTGGTGACCGATCAACGTACACCCCATTTTGCATTCCGATTTGTTATGAAAAGGGTTTTGAAAAAGgaacttgacgttggatcaagtgtttgagtTTATTGTTaaaaagtgtgtgaagaatggaGGTGAGAGATATAATGAGACTGAGAAGAGGATGGATAAGAGATATGAATAATGGATCATGGAATGGATGGGAAAtacttgacgttgaatcaagtatTCATGTTGCAAGGGTGTGAGTTTTATTCGGAAAATAACTTGACGTTGAATAAAGTACCTTTTATTTATTTAGAAATGCTTTGTTTATCGCTTTGTATTTTT is a window of Lathyrus oleraceus cultivar Zhongwan6 chromosome 6, CAAS_Psat_ZW6_1.0, whole genome shotgun sequence DNA encoding:
- the LOC127094558 gene encoding uncharacterized protein LOC127094558; this encodes MPTYAEFMKDIISKRSIIDTNPVILTETCSAILQGMKIPMKKKDRGAVTIPCTIGDRSFKKSLFDLGASVSLMSLSIYKKQGIGAMQDTRITLQFGDHSVKKPYGIVEDVLVKIDKFVFPVDFVILEMPEDEEIPLILGRPYLDTGRCLINIEEGTMTLKVYDEELKIDV